One stretch of Prosthecobacter dejongeii DNA includes these proteins:
- a CDS encoding Gfo/Idh/MocA family protein, translating to MGLNIISRRHFLGRTAGLAAGAFAGPNLLLRGQNSASKKLNLAVIGANGKGQSDTQGVTLDHNIVALVDVDMNRLNEAAKKREDHHVKSGQAAPAAPKLYQDFRKMFDEMANEIDGVIISTPDHTHYVAAMHAIKHNKHVCVQKPLCNYIGEVRELHQAAKTAKITTQMGNQGRTMEGQRLAKEWIEQGAIGTLKEIRLWTNRPIWPQGPLVKKAAECPANLDWDLWLSSEAKEPYFEFEIPEGMSGKRGNSLHPFNWRGWWQFGSGALGDMGCHIMDATFSILGQLIPERIDATSSPISDTCAPVWSDLVYHMPAGKHGALKVSWNDGSKDGKPNKPEISPHMTSELAKKAFEKASSGMMFIGTEGTVFEGEAYCGSPVIYNEERYTQVRLDMKAGKIKKTETRSVMPNNPQGEWAHHIVNGGLPSSNFDYSCPLTEFVLLGNLAVRAQQSVQWDKQGMKVSNAEAPNKFVSRPAYRDGWKA from the coding sequence ATGGGTCTTAATATCATCTCACGCCGTCATTTTCTGGGCCGCACGGCAGGCCTCGCCGCTGGTGCCTTCGCAGGTCCAAACCTCCTCCTCCGTGGCCAGAACTCCGCCAGCAAGAAGCTGAACCTTGCCGTCATCGGTGCCAATGGCAAAGGCCAGTCCGATACCCAAGGAGTGACGCTGGATCACAACATCGTGGCCCTGGTGGACGTGGACATGAACCGCCTCAATGAAGCGGCCAAGAAGCGCGAAGACCACCACGTGAAGTCCGGCCAGGCAGCCCCTGCCGCACCGAAGCTGTATCAGGACTTCCGCAAGATGTTCGACGAAATGGCCAATGAGATTGATGGCGTCATCATCTCCACGCCTGACCACACTCACTACGTGGCCGCGATGCATGCCATCAAGCATAACAAGCACGTCTGCGTTCAGAAGCCACTTTGCAACTACATCGGCGAAGTGCGTGAGCTGCACCAGGCAGCGAAGACCGCGAAGATCACCACCCAGATGGGGAACCAGGGCCGTACGATGGAAGGCCAGCGCCTGGCCAAGGAGTGGATCGAGCAGGGGGCCATCGGCACCTTGAAAGAAATCCGCCTGTGGACCAACCGCCCCATCTGGCCCCAGGGCCCGCTGGTGAAGAAGGCCGCTGAGTGCCCAGCCAACCTCGACTGGGACCTCTGGCTCTCCAGCGAAGCGAAGGAGCCTTATTTCGAATTTGAAATCCCTGAAGGCATGAGCGGCAAGCGCGGCAACAGCCTCCACCCCTTCAACTGGCGTGGCTGGTGGCAGTTCGGCTCCGGTGCTCTGGGTGACATGGGGTGCCACATCATGGACGCCACCTTCAGCATCCTCGGCCAGCTCATCCCTGAGCGCATTGACGCCACCAGCAGCCCGATCTCGGATACCTGCGCCCCGGTGTGGTCTGACCTCGTCTATCACATGCCTGCTGGCAAGCATGGAGCCCTCAAGGTCTCCTGGAATGACGGCTCCAAGGACGGCAAGCCGAACAAGCCTGAAATCTCCCCGCACATGACCAGTGAGCTGGCCAAGAAGGCTTTCGAAAAAGCCAGCAGCGGCATGATGTTCATCGGCACCGAAGGCACCGTCTTTGAAGGTGAAGCCTATTGCGGCAGCCCCGTCATTTACAATGAAGAGCGCTACACCCAGGTGCGTCTCGACATGAAGGCCGGCAAAATCAAGAAAACCGAAACCCGCAGCGTGATGCCGAACAATCCGCAGGGCGAGTGGGCTCACCACATCGTCAACGGCGGTCTGCCAAGCTCCAACTTCGACTATAGCTGCCCGCTGACCGAGTTCGTGCTTCTGGGCAACCTGGCCGTGCGTGCTCAGCAGAGCGTGCAGTGGGACAAGCAGGGCATGAAGGTCTCCAATGCCGAAGCGCCGAACAAGTTCGTCTCCCGCCCCGCTTACCGCGACGGTTGGAAAGCTTAA
- a CDS encoding peroxiredoxin gives MRLLTALFTGLFGSCSAATTQANQPAPQVSGVNQDGVTVNFQEVYRKGPTVVFFYPKANTPGCTAQACSLRDAFADLTKQGVQVLGVSLDGVEAQKKFKTQRQLPYDLIADPEGKILEAFKVGKVMGGLLSMAQRQCFLVKDGKIVWHDDSASTSGQAADIKKALAELK, from the coding sequence ATGCGCCTCCTTACCGCCCTTTTTACTGGTCTCTTCGGTTCCTGCAGTGCAGCGACGACGCAGGCGAACCAACCTGCCCCTCAAGTCTCTGGCGTGAACCAAGATGGGGTCACGGTGAATTTCCAGGAAGTGTATCGAAAGGGTCCCACGGTGGTCTTTTTCTACCCAAAGGCAAATACCCCAGGCTGCACAGCCCAGGCCTGCTCTCTGCGGGATGCTTTTGCAGACCTGACTAAGCAGGGAGTACAGGTGCTGGGGGTTTCACTCGATGGGGTGGAGGCACAGAAGAAATTTAAAACTCAGCGGCAGCTCCCCTACGACCTGATTGCCGATCCTGAAGGGAAGATTCTGGAGGCCTTCAAAGTGGGGAAAGTGATGGGAGGCCTGCTTTCCATGGCGCAGCGGCAGTGTTTTTTGGTTAAAGATGGCAAGATCGTCTGGCATGATGACAGCGCCTCCACCTCTGGACAGGCGGCTGACATCAAAAAAGCACTCGCTGAGCTGAAGTGA
- a CDS encoding NlpC/P60 family protein — translation MTAAHPRTFFLSWSRAGAFLALAGGMVSCAAISPDLRHRPQATVRRAEVMATAQAYAEHRWRANAENIRHGLDGRGIRVDTPDRDFQPKDGTRPGWWLPGQWNQGMPYQWGGFDTPPEFDRKVRRGLAAGDVYTPAKRAGLDHAVSLEAAGIDCSGLVSRCWRLPRSVSTRELPQFCQRLSSYEDLRPGDILNTTNAHVVIFAGWGDAAHTQVRVYEAGCHPDWKVLKRRIRRDFLNVKGYIPYRYLGMRE, via the coding sequence ATGACGGCAGCGCACCCCCGCACATTCTTCCTTTCCTGGTCACGTGCCGGGGCATTTCTGGCTTTGGCAGGTGGCATGGTGAGTTGCGCGGCGATTTCTCCTGACCTGCGCCATCGCCCGCAGGCCACCGTCCGCCGCGCCGAGGTCATGGCCACCGCACAGGCATACGCTGAGCACAGATGGCGCGCGAATGCTGAGAACATTAGGCACGGCCTGGATGGGCGGGGGATCCGGGTGGATACGCCAGACAGGGATTTCCAGCCGAAGGATGGCACCCGCCCAGGGTGGTGGCTACCGGGGCAGTGGAATCAAGGCATGCCTTATCAATGGGGTGGCTTTGATACACCTCCAGAGTTTGACCGCAAAGTACGCCGTGGTTTGGCCGCTGGCGATGTCTATACCCCGGCTAAACGAGCTGGGCTGGACCATGCGGTAAGCTTAGAGGCAGCAGGGATTGACTGCTCGGGCCTGGTCTCTCGCTGCTGGCGATTGCCACGTTCCGTTTCGACACGGGAGTTGCCCCAGTTTTGCCAACGGCTCTCCAGTTACGAAGACCTGCGACCGGGAGATATTTTAAATACCACCAATGCGCATGTCGTGATCTTTGCCGGCTGGGGCGATGCCGCCCACACTCAAGTGCGGGTCTATGAAGCAGGCTGCCACCCCGACTGGAAGGTGCTGAAGCGACGAATCCGGAGAGACTTTCTAAACGTGAAAGGCTACATTCCATATCGTTACCTCGGCATGCGGGAGTGA
- a CDS encoding acyltransferase family protein has translation MSGEKESEKSIGAPHRLGALDALRLIAAWVVFREHFYVIFEVHSEKGEYFGLLDAKGAVTLFFVLSGYVLSISLRRSLPSFRTYWNFGLRRVFRIYPLYWVALAMTFAVLVFAYQREGLGYLSDMPATFLDSPGLQVKQWLLQTTLVAPGMLSYFALPTVWTLMVEAKIAMIFPWLFWLMTRLNGWAATALLAGFVLGSAWLHDHVIGTASFLGQFALGIMLYRIPGDFWKKLNGFAWCVLLAISLFLYRAMSLRYFFAEMETSLYLCAFGSTGFIAAALHWPVLRSGLERLQKMLRYDISYGIYILHYPILMALRWLWLDGFLPVSALWLFLISAALTILLAYILHRFVEIPCIQLGRRLTQVGSPPLGSAAS, from the coding sequence ATGTCTGGTGAAAAAGAATCCGAAAAATCCATAGGCGCTCCCCACCGTCTTGGGGCGCTGGATGCACTCAGGCTGATCGCTGCCTGGGTGGTTTTTCGCGAGCATTTCTACGTCATCTTTGAGGTGCATTCAGAGAAGGGTGAGTACTTCGGCCTCCTGGATGCGAAGGGGGCAGTGACTTTATTTTTCGTCCTCAGTGGCTACGTGCTTTCCATATCTCTGCGCCGTTCGCTGCCGTCTTTCCGGACCTATTGGAATTTTGGCCTGCGCCGGGTTTTCCGCATCTACCCGCTCTACTGGGTGGCTTTAGCGATGACGTTTGCGGTCCTGGTTTTCGCTTACCAGCGGGAGGGGTTAGGCTATCTTTCGGACATGCCTGCGACTTTCTTGGATAGCCCTGGGTTGCAGGTGAAGCAGTGGCTGCTGCAAACGACCTTGGTGGCACCTGGCATGCTTTCCTACTTTGCTTTGCCCACCGTCTGGACGCTCATGGTCGAGGCGAAGATCGCGATGATCTTCCCATGGCTGTTTTGGTTGATGACGCGTTTAAATGGCTGGGCGGCCACGGCGCTTTTGGCAGGCTTTGTCCTTGGCAGTGCTTGGTTGCATGATCACGTCATCGGCACGGCCTCATTCTTGGGCCAGTTTGCCTTGGGCATCATGCTTTACCGCATCCCTGGAGATTTTTGGAAGAAACTCAATGGCTTCGCTTGGTGTGTACTCCTGGCCATCAGTCTGTTTTTATACAGAGCCATGTCCCTTCGTTATTTCTTCGCGGAGATGGAGACCAGCCTCTACCTATGTGCCTTTGGCAGCACGGGTTTCATTGCGGCTGCTCTGCACTGGCCCGTTTTGAGGTCTGGCCTTGAGAGGTTACAGAAGATGCTTCGGTATGATATCTCCTACGGCATCTACATCCTGCATTACCCCATTCTCATGGCGCTGCGCTGGTTGTGGTTGGATGGGTTTTTGCCAGTATCTGCCCTGTGGCTCTTCCTTATTTCCGCCGCTTTGACGATACTCCTTGCTTACATCCTGCATCGGTTTGTCGAGATCCCCTGCATTCAGTTAGGGCGTCGTTTGACTCAGGTGGGCTCCCCGCCTCTAGGCTCAGCGGCCTCCTAA
- a CDS encoding glycosyltransferase, with amino-acid sequence MKLTPLFLLGTRLSDTLRYSETVRSGVGRLLSFAALWTKKPTRVALLTRALSLCDRPATWQPILKRLQQETHGADDRLWREAMQDSSRLPGLVKKDPALTRTVLLKRPGENGEKGVLLHYFEYNLARLLMALPAADLQWLAARYDIVLAASWTPTDYALLGLATALLPDGIWVQPATHGERERLTRFHPQLRCLPGLACDWVEPAFYQPKPWSERSIDILMVANWGDFKRHWEFFDALTRLPKELRVVLIGQNEGRNTRETIAQLAQKIGVPQNLEIKESLPIAEVTRLQCDSKISMVISRREGGCVAMVESLFAGAAIAMREGASIGSAAHINEKTGAFLRPSHLAEDIQALLQRGSGLDSATWAADHISCHISLAAMEATLREHAKAQNRPWTYGLAKVHWRPHPVLANAEERQQMQSAYDELHQRFPHLFTQDLMTRSAS; translated from the coding sequence ATGAAGCTGACACCGCTCTTTCTTCTCGGCACCCGCCTGAGTGACACCCTGCGTTACTCAGAGACGGTCCGTTCTGGGGTGGGCCGCCTGCTCAGCTTCGCCGCCCTCTGGACAAAAAAGCCCACACGCGTGGCACTGCTGACCCGTGCCTTGAGCCTGTGTGACCGCCCGGCCACCTGGCAACCCATCCTCAAACGTCTCCAACAGGAGACCCACGGTGCCGATGACCGCCTGTGGAGAGAGGCCATGCAAGATAGCTCCAGGTTACCCGGCCTGGTCAAAAAAGATCCTGCGTTGACACGGACGGTATTGCTCAAACGCCCAGGTGAAAACGGAGAAAAGGGCGTCCTGCTGCACTACTTTGAGTACAATCTTGCCAGACTGCTGATGGCGCTGCCAGCGGCAGACCTCCAGTGGCTGGCCGCTCGTTATGACATCGTTCTAGCCGCCAGTTGGACACCGACGGATTACGCTTTGTTAGGCCTGGCCACCGCGCTGCTGCCAGATGGGATCTGGGTGCAGCCCGCCACGCACGGGGAACGGGAACGGCTCACCCGCTTCCACCCTCAACTGCGCTGCTTACCAGGCCTGGCCTGTGACTGGGTGGAGCCAGCTTTTTACCAGCCAAAGCCCTGGAGTGAACGCTCCATTGACATCCTCATGGTGGCCAACTGGGGAGACTTTAAAAGGCACTGGGAATTCTTTGACGCACTCACGCGCTTGCCCAAGGAGCTGCGAGTCGTCCTTATCGGCCAAAATGAAGGTCGCAACACCCGGGAAACCATCGCTCAATTGGCCCAAAAAATAGGCGTGCCGCAAAACCTGGAGATCAAAGAATCTCTCCCCATCGCAGAAGTCACCCGTTTGCAGTGCGACTCTAAAATCTCCATGGTCATCAGCCGCCGCGAAGGCGGTTGTGTCGCCATGGTGGAATCCCTCTTTGCAGGCGCAGCCATCGCCATGCGCGAAGGGGCCAGCATCGGCTCGGCCGCCCATATCAATGAAAAAACAGGAGCCTTCCTGCGCCCGAGCCATCTTGCCGAAGACATTCAGGCCCTGCTGCAACGCGGAAGCGGGCTGGACTCTGCCACCTGGGCGGCGGACCACATTTCCTGCCACATTTCTCTCGCTGCCATGGAGGCCACCCTCCGCGAACATGCCAAGGCCCAAAATCGCCCCTGGACCTACGGCTTAGCGAAAGTCCACTGGCGCCCCCACCCGGTGCTGGCCAATGCAGAAGAACGCCAGCAGATGCAATCGGCCTATGACGAGTTGCACCAACGTTTTCCCCACTTGTTCACTCAGGATCTGATGACCAGAAGCGCCTCTTAG
- a CDS encoding glycosyltransferase yields the protein MESATSAPLPSQTQPSLLRRGWLLLRLRLTDELRHSRKLRSLNALRLRLLSSFSPPAQAAAMLCRALEFSESGSLNQHIIRRLSRFPTTEAFWRPIVAALPRYRSLVVQQPHLTRSIILKAPGPDGEKGVLLMYFEYNWVRLTLGIPEAEFRWLEERFDFILSTSWSPTDYASINLVLAKTSGPVFIQPCNYTEKAKLQAFHPRLVVLDTLPCDWIDPQFYPSQPQQERPIDILMVANWGEFKRHWDFFQALRHLPPTWRIVLVGQKEGNRDQNFIAHLAQEIGVPQKLEICQSLPAEQVSLLQLQARVSLIFSLREGCCVAAVESLFAGCALGIRADAHVGPLHYIHDLTGKRLRPGHLAEDILALHRAAPSLQPAHWVSQNISCHQTRLKVNEVLRQQSEKRDLPWTRDLLLPHWRPYPRHARAEDAASLRPLYDECHQRFPQVFPADLLEISNH from the coding sequence ATGGAGTCTGCCACCTCTGCCCCTTTGCCTTCTCAAACACAGCCGTCTCTCCTGCGACGGGGCTGGTTACTTTTGCGTTTACGGCTGACGGATGAGTTGCGGCACTCGCGAAAGCTCCGCAGTCTGAATGCCCTGCGGCTTCGCTTACTCTCGAGTTTTTCACCGCCGGCCCAAGCCGCCGCCATGCTGTGCCGCGCTCTGGAATTCAGCGAATCTGGCAGTCTCAATCAGCACATCATCCGCCGGCTCAGCCGCTTCCCCACCACGGAAGCGTTTTGGCGACCCATCGTGGCAGCGCTGCCGCGTTATCGCAGTCTCGTCGTGCAGCAGCCTCACCTCACGCGATCCATCATCTTAAAGGCCCCAGGCCCTGATGGGGAGAAAGGCGTGCTGCTCATGTATTTCGAGTACAACTGGGTGCGCCTGACTTTAGGGATTCCTGAGGCAGAGTTTCGCTGGCTGGAGGAGCGGTTTGATTTCATTCTCTCCACCAGTTGGTCCCCCACCGATTACGCCTCCATCAATCTAGTGTTGGCGAAGACCTCGGGGCCTGTTTTCATCCAGCCCTGCAACTACACGGAAAAAGCCAAACTGCAGGCTTTCCACCCGCGCTTAGTGGTCTTAGACACCCTGCCGTGTGACTGGATTGACCCTCAGTTTTATCCCTCTCAGCCACAGCAAGAACGCCCCATCGACATCCTCATGGTGGCCAATTGGGGCGAATTCAAACGGCACTGGGATTTCTTCCAAGCCCTGCGTCATTTGCCACCTACTTGGCGCATCGTCCTGGTGGGGCAAAAAGAGGGAAATCGCGACCAGAATTTCATCGCTCATTTGGCTCAAGAGATCGGCGTACCGCAAAAACTGGAAATCTGCCAATCGTTACCCGCTGAGCAAGTCTCCCTGCTTCAGTTGCAGGCCCGGGTCTCCCTCATCTTCAGCCTCAGAGAAGGCTGCTGCGTGGCTGCGGTGGAGTCGCTCTTTGCAGGCTGCGCCCTGGGCATCCGCGCAGACGCTCATGTCGGCCCGCTGCACTACATCCACGACCTCACCGGCAAACGCCTGCGGCCAGGGCACCTCGCGGAAGATATTTTGGCGCTGCATCGCGCTGCACCTAGCCTGCAACCCGCCCACTGGGTCAGCCAAAACATCTCCTGCCACCAGACCCGGCTCAAGGTGAATGAAGTACTGCGCCAACAATCCGAAAAACGAGACCTTCCCTGGACCCGAGATTTATTGCTCCCCCATTGGCGCCCCTATCCACGCCATGCCCGGGCCGAAGATGCGGCCTCTCTACGCCCTCTTTATGATGAATGTCACCAGCGGTTTCCCCAGGTCTTCCCGGCGGATCTGTTGGAAATCTCCAATCACTGA
- a CDS encoding LysR substrate-binding domain-containing protein has product MNFRDLEYLVAVAEHGHFGQAAQACHVSQSTLSLQLQKLEADLGVQLVERTNRRVVVTPTGLAFVARARGILRARQEMLDEAAIEVGQMPREISLGLIPTIAPYRLGAVLAAMKSAYPETAVRVVEDVTHALEKRVTQGGLDAAITATPILDSLLEETVLMDDELLLAVPTEHGLAGAKHRVSAESLRTDRLLLLKDGHCLRDQVLDFCTAHGGVGQNESIATSIETLIALIRHGAGVTLMPKMAIADRPQVEGVKFLRLEPSPVRRVRLITRKTSRLGQVLARVFGHA; this is encoded by the coding sequence ATGAACTTTCGCGATCTTGAATACCTCGTCGCAGTGGCAGAGCATGGGCACTTTGGGCAGGCGGCCCAGGCTTGCCATGTGAGCCAGAGCACCCTGAGCCTGCAGCTCCAGAAGCTGGAGGCGGACCTGGGCGTGCAGTTGGTGGAGCGGACAAATCGCCGTGTTGTCGTCACCCCCACAGGACTTGCCTTTGTGGCCAGAGCACGAGGCATCTTGCGTGCCCGCCAGGAAATGCTGGATGAGGCGGCGATCGAAGTGGGGCAGATGCCGCGAGAAATCAGCCTGGGCCTCATTCCCACCATCGCCCCGTATCGCCTGGGTGCGGTGCTTGCCGCCATGAAGTCTGCCTACCCAGAGACGGCCGTGCGCGTGGTGGAGGACGTGACGCATGCCCTCGAAAAAAGGGTGACTCAAGGCGGGCTAGATGCGGCCATCACCGCCACCCCGATCTTGGATTCTCTCCTGGAGGAGACGGTGCTGATGGATGACGAACTCCTCCTTGCGGTGCCGACCGAGCATGGATTGGCCGGAGCCAAACATCGTGTGTCCGCAGAAAGCCTGCGCACAGATCGTCTGCTGCTTTTGAAGGACGGCCATTGCCTGCGGGATCAAGTGCTGGATTTTTGCACCGCGCATGGAGGCGTGGGCCAGAATGAATCCATCGCCACCAGCATTGAGACCTTGATCGCCCTCATCCGCCACGGAGCGGGAGTTACCTTGATGCCTAAAATGGCCATCGCTGATCGTCCGCAGGTGGAGGGCGTGAAATTTCTGCGGCTGGAGCCCAGTCCAGTCCGCAGAGTGCGGCTGATCACGCGCAAAACATCGCGGTTAGGCCAGGTGCTGGCGCGTGTTTTTGGTCATGCTTGA